Part of the Mycobacteriales bacterium genome is shown below.
GAAGGTGACCGCCCCATGAGCACCCACGACCTCTACGTGACGCCGACGGACAACGGCGGCTGGGCGGTGCCGATGGCCGGCAGCGCGCACTTCTCCTGGGAGTACGACGACGGCCGGCAGCGCCTGCTCGACCTCTACGCCAAGGGGAAGGCGAAGCAGTGGGACGCCGCGACCCGCATCGACTGGTCGCTCGACGTCGACCCCACCAATCCGCTCGGCATGCCGCCGGAGGCGAGCCCGCTCTACGGCTCGCCGACCTACGACCGGCTCAACGAGCGGGAGCGCGACGAGCTGACCCGGCACATGGTGTCGTGGCAGTGGAGCCAGTTCCTGCACGGCGAGCAGGGCGCGGCGGTCTGCGCGTCCCGGCTGGTCGAGGCGGTGCCGGACCTGGACGCGAAGTTCTACGCCGCCACGCAGGTGATGGACGAGGCGCGGCACGTCGAGACGTACGCGCGGTTCCTCCAGGAGAAGATCGGGCTGCTCTACCCGATCAACACCCACCTCCAGGCGCTGCTCAACGACACGCTGACCGACAGCCGCTGGGACATGCCGTACCTCGGCATGCAGGTGCTCATCGAGGGCGTCGCGCTGGCGGCGTTCGGCGTGTT
Proteins encoded:
- a CDS encoding ferritin-like domain-containing protein — encoded protein: MSTHDLYVTPTDNGGWAVPMAGSAHFSWEYDDGRQRLLDLYAKGKAKQWDAATRIDWSLDVDPTNPLGMPPEASPLYGSPTYDRLNERERDELTRHMVSWQWSQFLHGEQGAAVCASRLVEAVPDLDAKFYAATQVMDEARHVETYARFLQEKIGLLYPINTHLQALLNDTLTDSRWDMPYLGMQVLIEGVALAAFGVFREAAQTPLPKQILAYIMQDEARHVAFGRLALKDAYRDLTSKERDEREEFVVEGCYLLRDRFQGREVWEAMGFDVEECVRYVEHSPLMKMYRSLLFTRIVPIVKDIGLWGEKIQKAYADMGVLDYAATDIDSMMRQDEEIADRIDEEKALRERADQVHETIALGADA